Proteins encoded in a region of the Zea mays cultivar B73 chromosome 4, Zm-B73-REFERENCE-NAM-5.0, whole genome shotgun sequence genome:
- the LOC100280601 gene encoding AT-hook motif nuclear-localized protein 24, with protein sequence MDPVTASIHGHYLPPPFNTRDFHHHLQQQQQQHHHQQHLQLKTEDDHGGGAPGLFGDRGTQGDHENNDENSGNSNGSGGGELALVPPSGGGGPEGGDATPRRPRGRPAGSKNKPKPPIIITRDSANTLRTHVMEVAGGCDISESVTAFARRRQRGVCVLSGAGTVTNVTLRQPASQGAVVALHGRFEILSLSGSFLPPPAPPEATGLTVYLAGGQGQVVGGSVVGALTAAGPVVVMAASFANAVYERLPLEDDDLLAAHQAPQAQADGVLAAAQLAAGSVDPTLFQGLPPNLLGDVQMPPEPAYGWNPPGAAGGARPAPF encoded by the coding sequence ATGGATCCGGTCACGGCATCCATACACGGTCATTATCTCCCTCCGCCATTCAACACCCGCGACTTCCACCACCAtctccagcagcagcagcagcagcaccaccacCAGCAGCACCTGCAGCTCAAGACCGAGGACGACCACGGCGGCGGCGCGCCAGGGCTGTTCGGCGACCGCGGCACGCAGGGCGACCACGAGAACAATGACGAGAACAGTGGAAACAGCaacgggagcggcggcggcgagctGGCGCTGGTTCCCCCGTCTGGTGGCGGCGGGCCCGAGGGCGGGGATGCCACCCCTCGCCGCCCGAGAGGCCGGCCGGCGGGGTCCAAGAACAAGCCGAAGCCGCCCATCATCATCACCCGGGACAGCGCCAACACGCTGCGGACGCACGTGATGGAGGTGGCCGGTGGCTGCGACATCTCGGAGAGCGTGACGGCCTTCGCGCGGCGCAGGCAGCGCGGGGTGTGCGTGCTGAGCGGCGCGGGCACCGTGACCAACGTCACCCTGCGGCAGCCGGCCTCGcagggcgcggtggtggcgctgcACGGCCGGTTCGAGATCCTCTCCCTCTCCGGCTCCTTCCTCCCGCCGCCCGCGCCGCCCGAGGCCACGGGCCTCACCGTCTACCTCGCCGGCGGCCAGGGCCAGGTGGTCGGGGGCAGCGTCGTCGGCGCGCTCACGGCGGCTGGGCCCGTCGTGGTAATGGCCGCCTCCTTCGCCAACGCGGTGTACGAGAGGCTGCCGCTGGAGGACGACGACTTGCTCGCTGCCCATCAAGCGCCGCAGGCGCAGGCCGACGGTGTCCTCGCGGCCGCGCAGCTCGCCGCCGGCTCTGTGGATCCGACCCTCTTCCAGGGACTGCCACCGAACCTGCTCGGCGACGTGCAGATGCCGCCAGAGCCGGCCTACGGATGGAACCCGCCGGGCGCCGCCGGTGGTGCCCGTCCGGCGCCGTTCTAA